Proteins co-encoded in one Desulfuromonadales bacterium genomic window:
- a CDS encoding DUF2892 domain-containing protein, protein MKRDVGTLDRLVRISAGLFLLYQGIAAGHGWGYLGVIPLLTGAIGWCPLYSLLGISTACRKCPSNGLNQTR, encoded by the coding sequence ATGAAACGCGACGTTGGAACATTGGACCGGCTGGTCAGGATTTCGGCAGGGCTTTTTCTTCTCTACCAGGGGATCGCCGCCGGCCATGGCTGGGGGTATCTCGGCGTCATCCCGCTTCTGACCGGGGCGATCGGCTGGTGTCCCCTCTACAGTCTGCTGGGGATCTCCACGGCCTGCCGGAAGTGCCCGAGCAACGGACTCAACCAAACGAGATAG